One window of Triticum dicoccoides isolate Atlit2015 ecotype Zavitan chromosome 5A, WEW_v2.0, whole genome shotgun sequence genomic DNA carries:
- the LOC119297616 gene encoding protein PSK SIMULATOR 1-like: MGNEASAHANTFLPNTMDFGIFENMLQEPSVTPIFLPVEFLKAITHNFSKERELGKGGYGVVYKGMLQNGKMIAVKKLFEMQLEDDQFQNEVTYLIGVKHQNIVQLVGYCAESRWEATQVGEKYVMAETRTRLLCFEYLENNSLDKHLSAESCGLEWHIRYDIIRRVCSDLHYLHDECRIIHLDLKPQNILLDDHMMPKLADFGMSRLFGRQQSRIITRSRGGTFGYMAPEYITNGLITTKSDIFSLGIIIIELMTGHRKYPESSETPFEDFIENVIANWRHRLEKTLSYRALETCSEQVNRCIVLGLNCLNPDPSKRPSAWDILQTLNELESTKYCFDMNDVPAVGQESEIDAFAGCGDVNSNNLTAKLNRMISRSSSPSYTNMSAVFRSAPKGRKISIHAFEIANTIVKASNLIKSFSKERIRHLKEGMLRSEGVRRLISEDYSQLSIVIEDDIRLPGLEICVKIVNGTISVDISAGDSPLPSKNFSEEVPPSMKYLIRLAQHTRVLHEEMLALDRLEHASYVAAIPARKQIDAIKNQRGAVKVLKSKSFWSKSMDNIVEKLVEIVEFMHLQINEAFSKSHANAEQSSGELHIAINLTKTLGATGLALHYANVILQLKALALVSPVVPQNDREALYQALPPQIKPVLHTQLRSPGRDQNMTRAGVRAEMNRVLRWLVPAAESTRRYHVNGVFGEWEMKGIEGIDVDEANWFEQESRISFSYMLAHADAKVSKVETLYYASKERTEGYILDLVLALHRLVSPAD; the protein is encoded by the exons ATGGGCAATGAAGCTAGTGCGCATGCCAATACTTTCCTGCCAAACACTATGGATTTTGGTATATTTGAGAACATGCTACAAGAGCCAAGTGTCACTCCAATTTTCCTGCCAGTAGAATTTCTTAAagccatcacacacaatttttccaagGAGCGAGAACTCGGAAAAGGTGGGTATGGAGTGGTTTACAAG GGGATGCTTCAAAATGGGAAAATGATTGCTGTGAAGAAACTTTTTGAAATGCAACTAGAAGATGATCAATTCCAGAATGAGGTCACCTATCTTATCGGGGTTAAGCACCAAAATATAGTACAACTTGTAGGCTACTGCGCTGAATCACGGTGGGAAGCGACGCAAGTAGGAGAGAAATATGTCATGGCTGAAACGCGGACAAGACTACTCTGCTTCGAGTATCTAGAAAATAACAGCCTTGATAAGCATCTTTCTG CTGAATCTTGTGGACTTGAGTGGCACATAAGATATGATATAATTAGGCGAGTTTGCAGCGATTTGCATTACCTTCATGATGAGTGCCGCATTATTCATTTGGACCTTAAACCCCAAAATATATTGTTGGATGATCATATGATGCCCAAGCTTGCAGATTTTGGTATGTCTAGGCTCTTTGGCAGACAACAGTCTCGAATTATCACCAGAAGTCGTGGGGGTACATT TGGATACATGGCTCCCGAGTACATAACAAATGGATTGATCACAACAAAGTCAGATATATTCAGTTTAGGCATTATAATCATAGAGTTAATGACGGGACACAGGAAATATCCCGAGAGTAGTGAAACACCGTTTGAGGACTTCATCGAGAAT GTGATTGCAAATTGGAGGCACAGATTGGAAAAAACACTAAGTTATAGAGCGTTGGAAACATGTTCCGAGCAAGTAAATAGATGCATCGTATTAGGACTAAATTGTCTTAATCCCGATCCCAGTAAAAGGCCCTCTGCATGGGATATATTACAAACGCTGAATGAATTGGAAAGCACAAAATATTGTTTTGACATGAATGATGTGCCAGCAGTGGGCCAG GAATCAGAAATAGACGCATTTGCAGGGTGTGGCGATGTGAATTCCAACAATTTAACAGCAAAATTGAACAGAATGATAAGTAGATCATCCTCCCCAAGTTATACAAATATGAGCGCCGTTTTCCGCTCTGCTCCCAAAGGAAGAAAGATATCGATCCATGCTTTCGAGATCGCCAACACAATTGTCAAGGCCTCCAATCTGATAAAATCCTTCTCTAAAGAAAGAATAAGACACCTGAAAGAGGGCATGCTGAGGTCTGAAGGTGTCCGCCGTCTTATTTCGGAAGATTACAGTCAGTTGTCCATTGTCATTGAAGACGACATACG GTTGCCAGGTTTGGAGATCTGTGTGAAGATTGTCAATGGCACAATCTCAGTAGATATTTCTGCAG GTGATTCTCCACTGCCATCTAAGAACTTCAGTGAAGAGGTACCTCCCAGTATGAAGTATCTAATAAGATTGGCACAACACACCCGG GTTCTACATGAAGAAATGCTAGCACTGGACAGACTTGAGCACGCTTCTT ATGTAGCGGCTATTCCTGCTAGGAAACAAATTGATGCTATCAAGAACCAAAGGGGTGCGGTGAAGGTCTTGAAAAGCAAATCATTTTGGTCAAAGAGTATGGACAAT ATTGTGGAGAAACTTGTGGAGATCGTAGAATTCATGCATCTTCAAATCAACGAAGCTTTCTCGAAGAGTCATGCAAATGCAGAGCAATCATCTGGAGAACTTCACATAGCTATCAACCTCACGAAAACGTTAGGAGCTACTGGACTTGCGTTGCATTATGCTAATGTCATTTTGCAGCTAAAAGCTTTG GCATTGGTATCACCGGTGGTTCCTCAAAATGACCGGGAGGCATTATACCAAGCACTGCCTCCTCAGATTAAGCCAGTTTTGCATACCCAGCTGCGTAGTCCCGGCAGAGATCAG AACATGACGCGAGCAGGGGTGAGAGCTGAAATGAACAGGGTACTGCGATGGCTTGTGCCAGCTGCCGAATCCACAAG GCGGTACCACGTGAATGGAGTATTTGGAGAATGGGAGATGAAAGG GATTGAGGGTATCGATGTTGACGAAGCAAACTGGTTCGAACAAGAAAGTCGGATCAGTTTCAGTTACATGCTCGCCCATGCAGATGCCAAAGTGAGCAAGGTAGAGACGCTCTACTACGCCAGCAAGGAGAGGACCGAAGGTTACATACTGGACCTTGTTCTGGCTCTTCATCGTCTTGTTTCGCCCGCGGACTAG